In the genome of Candidatus Neomarinimicrobiota bacterium, the window CGTCTTGGCCTTGTGCAACTCTTCGCAGCGTTCCCAGATATGCCGGTCAAACCCGGAGATGTATATCAGGGAAAGTGCGATTTTCTCCTTCCCTTGAATAGCCTGGTCCAGTTCCTCCAGACTGGCAGCAGCGAGTGTCTGGTAATCTGCTTGTCCAAGTTGCTGCGACAAAAATTCCAGGTTACCGCGGTTGCT includes:
- a CDS encoding response regulator, producing MDSNRGNLEFLSQQLGQADYQTLAAASLEELDQAIQGKEKIALSLIYISGFDRHIWERCEELHKAKTPFIVVSARRSPTIQRHSMKHGASGLLVKPLDFKDLLEYIQCLVTRI